A single region of the Vanacampus margaritifer isolate UIUO_Vmar chromosome 13, RoL_Vmar_1.0, whole genome shotgun sequence genome encodes:
- the kdr gene encoding vascular endothelial growth factor receptor 2 isoform X1, whose product MAWGFFVVLFSLELCHVAGIELRFTSDPPILNIQGVHRMNKSDNLELTCRGRQYLRWTTPPTSTRFSISDCSGLGLFCTELRISNATVNETGQYRCSYRNLKAEGSKTSAAVHVFVHDDKVPFVPSEKEYEVVFIREGERVVIPCRGSLENLNVTLHTKYPNKEFHPDGKDSLWDAKTGFTIPSHQISYAGVVSCQTRIGDETFKSPLYVVAVVGYKIYDLTLKPAQVRLAVGERLLLSCTAYTELNVGIEFNWTHAGQPLMAGNGSRAAHMTPHKKKLWDSLELSNTLVVDNLTVEHTGEYTCTASSGAMEKSATAFLKVYEKPFIDMKEPWTKVREVNVGGLSSTSIPVKYTAYPEPNFKWLKNGLLLKEDHRIKQRSDALIFRSVTETDAGNYTIVLSSKINNDEQRRSCQLLVNVPPHIIEKEVAMDADVFLYGSSPALRCTARGFPTPTDIQWQWMSTDDCPEAFVPGLPKSEAQIVYCKAWRDIHNGTAHNPVERISTEVDHDQKKMVSSLKFQKAKVHALYRCTAANKVGKDSRVIFFHVTRGLELSVSPSNEPLEQEHVALRCKADGLMYGNLALFHMSNVSGWERAAAVQPCRSLALPPTPLLRRDALNGEHRTNVSLELLLPNASRRDEGLYACQVENLKTRERTCLLRYLLLKGLEAPRILNNLTDQKVNVSATVTLLCAAAGTPDPTVVWTKNNHTVVEGSGVILSQRGHMLTIQRVKKDDGGLYSCSACNSRGCDTSQAFLMTEGAEEKTNVELIVPIGSVVIAMFFWLLIVFVIRGRKRPNGGDLKTGYLSMILDSEDVPMDEQCERLTYDANKWEFPRDRLKLGDPLGRGAFGQVVEAAAFGIEKVTTCTTVAVKMLKEGATSSEYRALMSELKILIHIGHHLNVVNLLGACTKPGGPLMVIVEYCKHGNLSSYLKSKRGEYSPYKRKRMDSQRWTYTEDDVMEGDLGLGKIAQLDICTGTADRPLGSHLNPQDESTDDDHLTMEDLICYSFQVAKGMEFLSSRKCIHRDLAARNILLSENNVVKICDFGLARDVYKDPDYVRKGDARLPLKWMAPETIFDRVYTTQSDVWSFGVLLWEIFSLGASPYPGVCIDETFCRRLKGGTRMRPPEYATLEIYQTMLDCWLDRPTDRPTFAELVEHLGNLLQASARQDGKDYIPLTAGADVAGAPGYVVPQSRDVLEVQPHYDNALSLGQGEMCSRRLSVKTFDDVPVELSSVMEGHMDCSPKEAKGSNPQLLMTPNLSQLLRCKSKESLASESSNQTSGYQSGYHSDDADAPVYANEEVIVKHSMLLKKQKPPPAPAVPKFGVEIRYSTPPV is encoded by the exons ATGGCTTGgggattttttgttgttcttttcagTCTTGAACTTTGCCATGTTGCCG GTATCGAGCTGCGCTTCACGTCCGACCCACCAATTCTAAACATCCAAGGCGTCCACAGGATGAACAAATCCGACAACCTGGAGCTCACATGCAG AGGCCGCCAGTACCTGCGTTGGACCACCCCTCCCACAAGCACTCGCTTTTCCATCAGCGACTGTAGCGGGTTGGGTCTCTTTTGTACGGAGCTGAGGATCTCCAACGCCACCGTCAACGAAACGGGACAGTACCGGTGCTCCTACCGCAATCTCAAAGCGGAAGGCAGCAAGACGTCGGCGGCGGTTCACGTTTTTGTTCATG ACGACAAGGTGCCGTTTGTTCCATCCGAGAAGGAATACGAGGTGGTGTTCATCCGGGAAGGCGAGCGGGTCGTCATCCCGTGTCGGGGATCACTGGAGAACCTCAATGTGACACTTCATACT AAGTATCCAAACAAAGAGTTCCATCCAGATGGGAAAGACTCCCTGTGGGATGCCAAGACCGGCTTCACCATCCCCAGCCATCAGATCAGCTACGCCGGTGTGGTCTCCTGCCAAACTCGAATCGGCGACGAGACGTTCAAGTCTCCCCTCTACGTGGTGGCCGTCGTCG GATACAAGATCTACGACCTCACCCTGAAACCTGCGCAAGTCAGGCTGGCTGTCGGGGAGCGTCTGCTCCTCAGCTGTACTGCGTACACGGAACTCAACGTGGGCATCGAGTTCAACTGGACACACGCCGGCCAGCCTTTG atgGCGGGCAACGGTTCGAGGGCAGCTCATATGACGCCACACAAGAAGAAGCTTTGGGACTCTCTGGAACTGTCTAACACACTGGTGGTGGACAACTTGACGGTGGAACACACCGGTGAATACACCTGCACGGCCTCCAGTGGAGCCATGGAGAAAAGTGCAACGGCCTTCCTCAAGGTCTATG AGAAGCCGTTCATTGACATGAAGGAGCCGTGGACCAAAGTCCGGGAGGTGAATGTGGGAGGTTTGTCGTCCACCTCCATACCCGTCAAGTACACAGCCTACCCTGAACCAAACTTTAAATG GTTAAAAAATGGTCTCCTACTGAAGGAAGACCACCGGATCAAACAGAGAAGCGACGCCCTCATCTTTCGCAGCGTCACCGAAACCGACGCGGGGAACTACACCATTGTCcttagcagcaaaatcaacaACGATGAGCAAAGGAGATCTTGCCAGCTTCTGGTCAATG TTCCTCCTCATATCATTGAGAAGGAGGTGGCGATGGACGCGGACGTTTTTTTGTATGGCAGCAGCCCCGCACTGCGATGTACCGCCCGGGGCTTTCCCACACCCACTGACATCCAGTGGCAGTGGATGTCCACAGACGACTGTCCCGAGGCCTTTGT GCCGGGACTGCCGAAGTCTGAGGCGCAAATAGTCTACTGCAAAGCTTGGCGTGACATCCACAACGGTACCGCGCACAACCCTGTGGAGCGCATCTCCACTGAGGTCGATCACGACCAGAAG AAAATGGTGAGCTCCTTGAAGTTCCAGAAAGCCAAGGTCCACGCCCTGTACCGATGCACGGCCGCCAACAAAGTGGGAAAGGATTCTCgcgtcatttttttccacgtgACAC GTGGGCTGGAGCTGAGCGTGTCTCCATCCAACGAACCCCTGGAGCAGGAGCACGTGGCTCTGCGCTGCAAGGCCGATGGGCTGATGTATGGCAACCTGGCCTTGTTCCACATGTCCAACGTATCCGGGTGGGAGCGGGCGGCGGCCGTGCAGCCGTGCCGCTCGTTGGCACTGCCGCCAACGCCGCTGCTGCGCCGCGACGCCTTGAACGGCGAGCATCGCACCAATGTGAGTTTGGAGCTATTGCTGCCCAATGCTTCCCGCCGGGACGAGGGCCTGTATGCCTGCCAGGTGGAAAACCTCAAGACCAGGGAGAGGACTTGTCTGCTGCGCTATCTCTTGCTCAAAG GTCTCGAGGCTCCAAGGATCCTCAACAATCTCACCGACCAAAAAGTCAACGTGAGTGCCACTGTCACACTCCTGTGCGCCGCCGCCGGCACGCCTGACCCGACAGTGGTGTGGACCAAAAACAATCACACGGTGGTGGAGGGATCCG GCGTGATCCTGAGCCAGCGTGGTCACATGCTGACCATCCAGCGCGTCAAGAAGGACGACGGCGGCTTGTACAGCTGCTCGGCTTGCAACAGCCGCGGATGCGACACCTCGCAGGCCTTCTTGATGACTGAAG GCGCGGAGGAAAAGACCAACGTGGAGCTAATTGTTCCCATCGGCTCGGTGGTCATCGCCATGTTTTTCTGGCTACTGATCGTCTTCGTCATTCGTGGAAGAAAAAGA CCCAATGGTGGCGATCTTAAGACGGGTTACCTTTCCATGATCCTGGACTCGGAAGATGTGCCCATGGACGAGCAGTGCGAGCGGCTCACTTACGACGCAAACAAGTGGGAATTCCCTCGGGACAGGCTGAAGCTCG GTGATCCGCTGGGACGAGGCGCGTTCGGCCAGGTTGTGGAAGCCGCCGCTTTTGGCATCGAGAAAGTCACCACCTGCACCACTGTTGCGGTCAAGATGCTTAAAG AGGGAGCCACGTCCAGCGAGTACCGAGCTTTGATGTCGGAATTGAAGATCCTTATCCACATTGGACATCACCTCAATGTGGTCAACCTTTTGGGAGCCTGCACTAAGCCTGGTG GCCCTCTCATGGTCATCGTGGAGTACTGCAAACACGGCAACCTCTCCAGCTACCTGAAGAGCAAACGTGGAGAATACAGTCCATACAAg AGAAAGAGAATGGATAGCCAGAGGTGGACGTACACAGAAGATGACGTGATGGAAGGTGATCTCGGCCTGGGGAAGATCGCCCAGCTGGACATCTGCACAGGGACGGCCGACAGACCTCTAGGCAGCCACCTGAATCCTCAAGATG AGAGCACAGACGATGACCACCTGACCATGGAGGACCTGATCTGCTACAGTTTTCAGGTGGCCAAAGGCATGGAGTTCCTGTCCTCTCGCAAG TGCATCCACAGAGATCTGGCCGCCAGGAACATCCTGCTCTCTGAGAACAACGTGGTAAAGATCTGCGACTTTGGTCTGGCCAGGGATGTCTACAAGGATCCCGACTATGTCCGCAAGGGAGAT GCACGTCTCCCTTTGAAGTGGATGGCTCCAGAGACCATCTTCGACCGGGTCTACACCACCCAGAGTGATGTCTGGTCCTTTGGGGTTCTTCTCTGGGAGATTTTCTCACTGG GAGCATCTCCCTATCCTGGCGTGTGCATCGACGAGACTTTCTGCCGAAGGCTTAAAGGAGGCACCAGAATGAGACCACCAGAGTACGCCACCTTGGAAAT ATACCAGACCATGTTAGACTGCTGGCTGGACCGCCCCACGGACAGGCCCACCTTCGCAGAACTGGTGGAGCATCTGGGCAACCTGCTGCAAGCTAGCGCTCGTCAG GACGGCAAGGACTACATCCCGCTGACGGCAGGAGCCGACGTGGCGGGAGCTCCGGGTTACGTCGTGCCTCAAAGCAGAGACGTCTTGGAAGTTCAACCGCACTACGACAACGCTCTGTCTCTCGG GCAGGGCGAAATGTGCAGCCGGAGGCTCAGCGTGAAGACGTTTGACGACGTCCCCGTGGAGCTCAGCAGCGTCATG GAGGGTCACATGGACTGTTCACCCAAGGAAGCAAAAGGATCGAATCCGCAGCTCCTAATGACGCCCAACTTGag TCAGCTCCTGCGCTGCAAAAGCAAAGAGTCGCTGGCGTCCGAGTCGTCCAACCAGACGAGCGGCTACCAGTCGGGCTACCACTCGGACGACGCCGACGCGCCCGTCTACGCTAACGAGGAGGTCATCGTCAAGCACAGCATGCTCCTGAAAAAGCAGAAGCCTCCTCCTGCGCCTGCTGTGCCCAAATTTGGCGTGGAGATCCGTTACAGCACGCCGCCCGTCTGA
- the kdr gene encoding vascular endothelial growth factor receptor 2 isoform X2, producing the protein MAWGFFVVLFSLELCHVAGIELRFTSDPPILNIQGVHRMNKSDNLELTCRGRQYLRWTTPPTSTRFSISDCSGLGLFCTELRISNATVNETGQYRCSYRNLKAEGSKTSAAVHVFVHDDKVPFVPSEKEYEVVFIREGERVVIPCRGSLENLNVTLHTYPNKEFHPDGKDSLWDAKTGFTIPSHQISYAGVVSCQTRIGDETFKSPLYVVAVVGYKIYDLTLKPAQVRLAVGERLLLSCTAYTELNVGIEFNWTHAGQPLMAGNGSRAAHMTPHKKKLWDSLELSNTLVVDNLTVEHTGEYTCTASSGAMEKSATAFLKVYEKPFIDMKEPWTKVREVNVGGLSSTSIPVKYTAYPEPNFKWLKNGLLLKEDHRIKQRSDALIFRSVTETDAGNYTIVLSSKINNDEQRRSCQLLVNVPPHIIEKEVAMDADVFLYGSSPALRCTARGFPTPTDIQWQWMSTDDCPEAFVPGLPKSEAQIVYCKAWRDIHNGTAHNPVERISTEVDHDQKKMVSSLKFQKAKVHALYRCTAANKVGKDSRVIFFHVTRGLELSVSPSNEPLEQEHVALRCKADGLMYGNLALFHMSNVSGWERAAAVQPCRSLALPPTPLLRRDALNGEHRTNVSLELLLPNASRRDEGLYACQVENLKTRERTCLLRYLLLKGLEAPRILNNLTDQKVNVSATVTLLCAAAGTPDPTVVWTKNNHTVVEGSGVILSQRGHMLTIQRVKKDDGGLYSCSACNSRGCDTSQAFLMTEGAEEKTNVELIVPIGSVVIAMFFWLLIVFVIRGRKRPNGGDLKTGYLSMILDSEDVPMDEQCERLTYDANKWEFPRDRLKLGDPLGRGAFGQVVEAAAFGIEKVTTCTTVAVKMLKEGATSSEYRALMSELKILIHIGHHLNVVNLLGACTKPGGPLMVIVEYCKHGNLSSYLKSKRGEYSPYKRKRMDSQRWTYTEDDVMEGDLGLGKIAQLDICTGTADRPLGSHLNPQDESTDDDHLTMEDLICYSFQVAKGMEFLSSRKCIHRDLAARNILLSENNVVKICDFGLARDVYKDPDYVRKGDARLPLKWMAPETIFDRVYTTQSDVWSFGVLLWEIFSLGASPYPGVCIDETFCRRLKGGTRMRPPEYATLEIYQTMLDCWLDRPTDRPTFAELVEHLGNLLQASARQDGKDYIPLTAGADVAGAPGYVVPQSRDVLEVQPHYDNALSLGQGEMCSRRLSVKTFDDVPVELSSVMEGHMDCSPKEAKGSNPQLLMTPNLSQLLRCKSKESLASESSNQTSGYQSGYHSDDADAPVYANEEVIVKHSMLLKKQKPPPAPAVPKFGVEIRYSTPPV; encoded by the exons ATGGCTTGgggattttttgttgttcttttcagTCTTGAACTTTGCCATGTTGCCG GTATCGAGCTGCGCTTCACGTCCGACCCACCAATTCTAAACATCCAAGGCGTCCACAGGATGAACAAATCCGACAACCTGGAGCTCACATGCAG AGGCCGCCAGTACCTGCGTTGGACCACCCCTCCCACAAGCACTCGCTTTTCCATCAGCGACTGTAGCGGGTTGGGTCTCTTTTGTACGGAGCTGAGGATCTCCAACGCCACCGTCAACGAAACGGGACAGTACCGGTGCTCCTACCGCAATCTCAAAGCGGAAGGCAGCAAGACGTCGGCGGCGGTTCACGTTTTTGTTCATG ACGACAAGGTGCCGTTTGTTCCATCCGAGAAGGAATACGAGGTGGTGTTCATCCGGGAAGGCGAGCGGGTCGTCATCCCGTGTCGGGGATCACTGGAGAACCTCAATGTGACACTTCATACT TATCCAAACAAAGAGTTCCATCCAGATGGGAAAGACTCCCTGTGGGATGCCAAGACCGGCTTCACCATCCCCAGCCATCAGATCAGCTACGCCGGTGTGGTCTCCTGCCAAACTCGAATCGGCGACGAGACGTTCAAGTCTCCCCTCTACGTGGTGGCCGTCGTCG GATACAAGATCTACGACCTCACCCTGAAACCTGCGCAAGTCAGGCTGGCTGTCGGGGAGCGTCTGCTCCTCAGCTGTACTGCGTACACGGAACTCAACGTGGGCATCGAGTTCAACTGGACACACGCCGGCCAGCCTTTG atgGCGGGCAACGGTTCGAGGGCAGCTCATATGACGCCACACAAGAAGAAGCTTTGGGACTCTCTGGAACTGTCTAACACACTGGTGGTGGACAACTTGACGGTGGAACACACCGGTGAATACACCTGCACGGCCTCCAGTGGAGCCATGGAGAAAAGTGCAACGGCCTTCCTCAAGGTCTATG AGAAGCCGTTCATTGACATGAAGGAGCCGTGGACCAAAGTCCGGGAGGTGAATGTGGGAGGTTTGTCGTCCACCTCCATACCCGTCAAGTACACAGCCTACCCTGAACCAAACTTTAAATG GTTAAAAAATGGTCTCCTACTGAAGGAAGACCACCGGATCAAACAGAGAAGCGACGCCCTCATCTTTCGCAGCGTCACCGAAACCGACGCGGGGAACTACACCATTGTCcttagcagcaaaatcaacaACGATGAGCAAAGGAGATCTTGCCAGCTTCTGGTCAATG TTCCTCCTCATATCATTGAGAAGGAGGTGGCGATGGACGCGGACGTTTTTTTGTATGGCAGCAGCCCCGCACTGCGATGTACCGCCCGGGGCTTTCCCACACCCACTGACATCCAGTGGCAGTGGATGTCCACAGACGACTGTCCCGAGGCCTTTGT GCCGGGACTGCCGAAGTCTGAGGCGCAAATAGTCTACTGCAAAGCTTGGCGTGACATCCACAACGGTACCGCGCACAACCCTGTGGAGCGCATCTCCACTGAGGTCGATCACGACCAGAAG AAAATGGTGAGCTCCTTGAAGTTCCAGAAAGCCAAGGTCCACGCCCTGTACCGATGCACGGCCGCCAACAAAGTGGGAAAGGATTCTCgcgtcatttttttccacgtgACAC GTGGGCTGGAGCTGAGCGTGTCTCCATCCAACGAACCCCTGGAGCAGGAGCACGTGGCTCTGCGCTGCAAGGCCGATGGGCTGATGTATGGCAACCTGGCCTTGTTCCACATGTCCAACGTATCCGGGTGGGAGCGGGCGGCGGCCGTGCAGCCGTGCCGCTCGTTGGCACTGCCGCCAACGCCGCTGCTGCGCCGCGACGCCTTGAACGGCGAGCATCGCACCAATGTGAGTTTGGAGCTATTGCTGCCCAATGCTTCCCGCCGGGACGAGGGCCTGTATGCCTGCCAGGTGGAAAACCTCAAGACCAGGGAGAGGACTTGTCTGCTGCGCTATCTCTTGCTCAAAG GTCTCGAGGCTCCAAGGATCCTCAACAATCTCACCGACCAAAAAGTCAACGTGAGTGCCACTGTCACACTCCTGTGCGCCGCCGCCGGCACGCCTGACCCGACAGTGGTGTGGACCAAAAACAATCACACGGTGGTGGAGGGATCCG GCGTGATCCTGAGCCAGCGTGGTCACATGCTGACCATCCAGCGCGTCAAGAAGGACGACGGCGGCTTGTACAGCTGCTCGGCTTGCAACAGCCGCGGATGCGACACCTCGCAGGCCTTCTTGATGACTGAAG GCGCGGAGGAAAAGACCAACGTGGAGCTAATTGTTCCCATCGGCTCGGTGGTCATCGCCATGTTTTTCTGGCTACTGATCGTCTTCGTCATTCGTGGAAGAAAAAGA CCCAATGGTGGCGATCTTAAGACGGGTTACCTTTCCATGATCCTGGACTCGGAAGATGTGCCCATGGACGAGCAGTGCGAGCGGCTCACTTACGACGCAAACAAGTGGGAATTCCCTCGGGACAGGCTGAAGCTCG GTGATCCGCTGGGACGAGGCGCGTTCGGCCAGGTTGTGGAAGCCGCCGCTTTTGGCATCGAGAAAGTCACCACCTGCACCACTGTTGCGGTCAAGATGCTTAAAG AGGGAGCCACGTCCAGCGAGTACCGAGCTTTGATGTCGGAATTGAAGATCCTTATCCACATTGGACATCACCTCAATGTGGTCAACCTTTTGGGAGCCTGCACTAAGCCTGGTG GCCCTCTCATGGTCATCGTGGAGTACTGCAAACACGGCAACCTCTCCAGCTACCTGAAGAGCAAACGTGGAGAATACAGTCCATACAAg AGAAAGAGAATGGATAGCCAGAGGTGGACGTACACAGAAGATGACGTGATGGAAGGTGATCTCGGCCTGGGGAAGATCGCCCAGCTGGACATCTGCACAGGGACGGCCGACAGACCTCTAGGCAGCCACCTGAATCCTCAAGATG AGAGCACAGACGATGACCACCTGACCATGGAGGACCTGATCTGCTACAGTTTTCAGGTGGCCAAAGGCATGGAGTTCCTGTCCTCTCGCAAG TGCATCCACAGAGATCTGGCCGCCAGGAACATCCTGCTCTCTGAGAACAACGTGGTAAAGATCTGCGACTTTGGTCTGGCCAGGGATGTCTACAAGGATCCCGACTATGTCCGCAAGGGAGAT GCACGTCTCCCTTTGAAGTGGATGGCTCCAGAGACCATCTTCGACCGGGTCTACACCACCCAGAGTGATGTCTGGTCCTTTGGGGTTCTTCTCTGGGAGATTTTCTCACTGG GAGCATCTCCCTATCCTGGCGTGTGCATCGACGAGACTTTCTGCCGAAGGCTTAAAGGAGGCACCAGAATGAGACCACCAGAGTACGCCACCTTGGAAAT ATACCAGACCATGTTAGACTGCTGGCTGGACCGCCCCACGGACAGGCCCACCTTCGCAGAACTGGTGGAGCATCTGGGCAACCTGCTGCAAGCTAGCGCTCGTCAG GACGGCAAGGACTACATCCCGCTGACGGCAGGAGCCGACGTGGCGGGAGCTCCGGGTTACGTCGTGCCTCAAAGCAGAGACGTCTTGGAAGTTCAACCGCACTACGACAACGCTCTGTCTCTCGG GCAGGGCGAAATGTGCAGCCGGAGGCTCAGCGTGAAGACGTTTGACGACGTCCCCGTGGAGCTCAGCAGCGTCATG GAGGGTCACATGGACTGTTCACCCAAGGAAGCAAAAGGATCGAATCCGCAGCTCCTAATGACGCCCAACTTGag TCAGCTCCTGCGCTGCAAAAGCAAAGAGTCGCTGGCGTCCGAGTCGTCCAACCAGACGAGCGGCTACCAGTCGGGCTACCACTCGGACGACGCCGACGCGCCCGTCTACGCTAACGAGGAGGTCATCGTCAAGCACAGCATGCTCCTGAAAAAGCAGAAGCCTCCTCCTGCGCCTGCTGTGCCCAAATTTGGCGTGGAGATCCGTTACAGCACGCCGCCCGTCTGA